A window of Oncorhynchus kisutch isolate 150728-3 linkage group LG10, Okis_V2, whole genome shotgun sequence contains these coding sequences:
- the LOC109898485 gene encoding uncharacterized protein LOC109898485 isoform X1, whose protein sequence is MSGSSEHRELDRISMEMNQLSFRRQQLIDRRNMLTILQEFRNRTNRSSTADGSKEQTEIQCLDKELLELSEKKRELQERQDNILHSKDQRKECIISQGGVSVLPDPSVVFVEAPPSIPAPEVILDIQKLPPCSAQTQCPQCRQFITTEIVTSIGNVACLVCITMSILGCVAGCCLIPFCIDNFKDVTHRCPKCQSPIITIKKL, encoded by the exons ATGTCTGGCTCTTCTGAGCACAGGGAGCTGGATAGGATCTCCATGGAGATGAACCAACTGTCATTCAGGAGGCAGCAACTGATTGATCGCAGGAACATGCTGACCATCCTGCAGGAGTTCAGGAACCGCACCAACCGCAGTAGCACAG CAGATGGCTCCAAGGAGCAGACTGAGATTCAATGCCTTGATAAGGAACTGCTGGAGCTGTCTGAGAAGAAGAGAGAGCTGCAGGAAAGGCAAGATAACATTCTCCATTCCAAGGACCAAAGAAAAG AGTGCATCATCAGTCAGGGGGGCGTATCTGTTCTCCCTGACCCTTCTGTTGTCTTTGTTGAAGCTCCACCCTCTATACCAG CTCCGGAGGTCATCCTTGACATCCAGAAACTTCCTCCCTGCTCAGCTCAGACCCAGTGCCCACAGTGTCGACAGTTCATCACCACAGAGATTGTCACTTCAATAGGCAATGtggcctgtctggtctgtatcACAATGTCTATACTTGG CTGTGTGGCTGGCTGCTGCCTTATCCCTTTCTGCATTGATAACTTCAAAGATGTCACGCATAGATGTCCTAAGTGTCAAAGTCCAATAATTACCATCAAAAAGCTCTGA
- the LOC109898480 gene encoding myocardin-related transcription factor B-like isoform X1, whose amino-acid sequence MEPQGSLGVEGDFSLQLALMVPSLRSEAVTHELEDLTMQPSPSLPPLKERKNVLQRCLQQRRTREQLVEQGIMPPLKCPAAFHEQIRSLQRSRTENFLKHKIRSRPERSELVRMHILQETHVEPSLQATQMMLKRARLADDLNEKLAQRPGPMELVVKNILPVEPSLAKDGVTDPPDGEVENDFPKTKTLDVYNFDEDSGDALSPEQPASQESQSSSAPSPSPRTPRVTEAPTALSTSPPTSSITMQHCPPTSQSKTDFFNFSHVSTNEHQNNRLVTTPQPIAIVVPPKPGPMLVKQSQPKTPNDKSRSKKNKDPKPRVKKLKYHQYIPPDQKQEANEAPMDSAYARLLHQQQQFLQLQILSQQQQHYNYQTILPAPIKSMEGQNSCSNMSLSGSSLSSPIMVSLPSAAPARSNQTLTNRKPGVLPANLDEMKVAELKMELKLRGLPVSGTKTDLIERLKPYQEIPSSQAATAMELTGHTGAPQPESMSSTPPVSPVPSEVSSLGMEEAGMPGALSPAQPTRSGSSPHQGSLEDNPMETRNSEKDQRLHEKERQIEELMRKLEQEQRLVEELKMQLEGEKRGQPSPPAPMALAQVKEEGRAVSNCSASTHSPLAVVKQEEPSSGQVQTSPLPQFFISHQQVPQVLRQPQPKTSLSGQPGAQIPLPVSLPTSTATIQLPNNSIKLQVREPVLQTTVSTTAPGLIQEIEASASHQQQHTTQTQPMPQTTVPLCTTTTSGSGFQFRAGPGQTEIPQCFLNTFPGSRSPARATSNQAVPNGSTNKSPSACQPNFSNHVPKSKDPPRYEEAVKQTRRMQTAAQVPTATSQHMDDLFDVLIESGEISPFIRQDPSFPDKLLPVTASVTTLPFNTVLSRPPPQILVARPPAPTLNPPAPPSLTALAIDNQLEAFLEGTLKGETEPRTLRLMEELHSQLLEHSPHSPMDTDTTGFNNVSAPPSSYHLDHTNLDNMEWLDLTMPGPTGGLNPLGLTPSGVFSSDFLDSHDLQLHWD is encoded by the exons TCCTCCAGCGCTGCCTGCAGCAGAGACGCACCCGTGAGCAGCTAGTGGAGCAAGGCATCATGCCAC CACTGAAATGCCCTGCTGCCTTCCACGAACAGATCCGCAGCCTGCAGAGGTCCAGG ACTGAGAACTTCTTGAAGCACAAAATTCGCAGTAGACCTGAACGTTCAGAGCTGGTCCGCATGCACATCCTGCAAG AGACCCATGTGGAGCCCTCTCTGCAGGCCACTCAGATGATGCTGAAGAGAGCCAGGCTGGCTGATGACCTCAATGAGAAGCTGGCCCAGCGACCCGGCCCCATGGAGCTGGTGGTCAAGAACATTCTGCCTGTGGAACCTAGCCTCGCCAAGGACGGCGTCACCG ATCCCCCAGACGGTGAGGTGGAGAATGACTTCCCCAAGACGAAAACACTGGATGTGTACAACTTTGACGAGGACAGCGGCGATGCCCTGTCCCCAGAGCAGCCGGCCAGCCAGGAGTCCCAGAGCTCCTCTGCTCCCTCACCCTCCCCCAGGACCCCCAGGGTCACAGAAGCCCCTActgccctctccacctccccaccGACCAGCTCCATCACCATGCAG CACTGCCCACCTACCTCCCAGTCCAAAACAGATTTCTTCAACTTCTCTCATGTCTCCACCAATGAGCATCAGAACAATCGCCTGGTGACCACGCCTCAGCCAATCGCCATTGTTGTCCCTCCAAAGCCAGGGCCCATGTTAGTAAAG CAAAGCCAACCAAAGACACCCAATGACAAGAGCCGCAGTAAAAAGAATAAGGATCCCAAGCCGCGGGTGAAGAAGCTAAAGTACCACCAGTACATCCCCCCGGACCAGAAACAGGAGGCCAACGAGGCCCCCATGGACTCAGCCTACGCCAGGCTCCTGCATCAGCAGCAGCAGTTCCTCCAGCTGCAGATACtgagccagcagcagcagcactataACTACCAGACCATCCTGCCTGCCCCAATCAA GTCGATGGAGGGTCAGAACAGCTGCTCCAACATGTCTCTGAGTGGCAGCAGTCTGTCCAGTCCCATCATGGTCTCTCTACCCAGCGCTGCCCCAGCACGGTCTAACCAGACTCTGACAAACCGCAAGCCTGGTGTCCTACCTGCCAACCTGGACGAAATGAAG GTAGCTGAGCTGAAGATGGAGCTGAAACTGCGAGGTCTTCCGGTGTCTGGCACCAAGACTGACCTGATAGAGAGACTAAAGCCTTATCAGGAGATCCCCAGCAGCCAGGCTGCCACTGCCATGGAGCTGACAGGccacacaggggccccacagccTGAGAGCATGAGCTCCACACCTCCTGTGTCCCCCGTGCCCTCTGAGGTCTCCAGCCTGGGCATGGAGGAGGCTGGGATGCCAGGAGCTCTTTCCCCAGCTCAGCCCACTCGTTCTGGGTCGTCTCCCCACCAAGGCAGCCTGGAGGACAACCCAATGGAGACCAGAAACTCAGAGAAGGACCAGCGACTGCACGAGAAGGAGCGTCAGATCGAGGAGCTGATGAGGAAGCTGGAGCAGGAGCAGAGGCTGGTGGAGGAGCTGAAGATGCAgctagagggggagaagaggggtcaGCCCAGCCCTCCAGCCCCCATGGCCCTGGCCCAGGTCAAAGAAGAGGGCAGGGCTGTCTCAAACTGCTCTGCCTCTACACATAGCCCACTAGCAGTGGTGAAACAGGAGGAGCCCAGCTCAGGCCAGGTACAGACGTCCCCCCTGCCTCAGTTCTTCATCAGCCACCAGCAGGTGCCTCAGGTCCTCAGACAGCCCCAGCCTAAGACCTCGCTGTCTGGCCAGCCTGGAGCACAGATCCcgctgcctgtctccctgcccacCAGCACAGCCACCATCCAGCTACCGAACAACAGCATTAAGCTGCAGGTCAGAGAGCCGGTCCTGCAGACCACAGTTAGCACTACAGCTCCAGGCCTCATCCAGGAAATAGAGGCCTCAGCAtcccaccaacaacaacacaccACCCAGACCCAACCCATGCCACAG ACGACAGTCCCACTgtgcaccaccaccacctcagggTCTGGGTTCCAGTTCAGAGCAGGCCCGGGTCAGACAGAGATCCCCCAGTGTTTCCTAAACACTTTCCCGGGGAGCAGGTCCCCTGCCAGGGCCACGTCCAACCAAGCAGTCCCCAATGGTTCAACAAACAAG tcccCCTCTGCCTGCCAGCCCAACTTCTCAAACCATGTCCCCAAGAGTAAGGACCCGCCACGCTACGAAGAGGCTGTTAAACAGACGCGCAGAATGCAGACTGCTGCACAA gtgcccactgcaacCAGTCAGCACATGGACGACCTGTTTGACGTGTTGATCGAGAGTGGAG AGATTTCCCCATTCATCAGACAGGACCCTTCCTTTCCAGACAAGCTGCTTCCTGTGACTGCCAGCGTAACCACCCTGCCCTTCAACACGGTGCTATCCCGCCCCCCGCCCCAGATCCTGGTGGCCCGCCCGCCTGCTCCCACCCTTAACCCCCCGGCCCCACCCAGCCTGACAGCCCTGGCCATAGACAACCAGCTGGAGGCCTTCCTGGAAGGCACGCTGAAGGGGGAGACTGAGCCCCGGACACTGAGGTTGATGGAAGAGCTGCACAGTCAGCTGCTGGAGCACTCCCCCCACTCCCCCATGGACACGGACACCACCGGGTTCAACAATGTCAGTGCACCCCCCTCCAGCTACCACCTGGACCACACCAACCTggacaacatggagtggctgGACCTGACCATGCCCGGGCCGACGGGGGGGCTCAACCCACTGGGCCTTACCCCGTCTGGGGTCTTCTCCTCTGACTTCCTGGATTCCCATGACCTGCAGCTACACTGGGACTAA
- the LOC109898480 gene encoding myocardin-related transcription factor B-like isoform X2: MLVLVPHCPDHSMGLQTRPLSDPALSSSMACLDVETPAVCRVLQRCLQQRRTREQLVEQGIMPPLKCPAAFHEQIRSLQRSRTENFLKHKIRSRPERSELVRMHILQETHVEPSLQATQMMLKRARLADDLNEKLAQRPGPMELVVKNILPVEPSLAKDGVTDPPDGEVENDFPKTKTLDVYNFDEDSGDALSPEQPASQESQSSSAPSPSPRTPRVTEAPTALSTSPPTSSITMQHCPPTSQSKTDFFNFSHVSTNEHQNNRLVTTPQPIAIVVPPKPGPMLVKQSQPKTPNDKSRSKKNKDPKPRVKKLKYHQYIPPDQKQEANEAPMDSAYARLLHQQQQFLQLQILSQQQQHYNYQTILPAPIKSMEGQNSCSNMSLSGSSLSSPIMVSLPSAAPARSNQTLTNRKPGVLPANLDEMKVAELKMELKLRGLPVSGTKTDLIERLKPYQEIPSSQAATAMELTGHTGAPQPESMSSTPPVSPVPSEVSSLGMEEAGMPGALSPAQPTRSGSSPHQGSLEDNPMETRNSEKDQRLHEKERQIEELMRKLEQEQRLVEELKMQLEGEKRGQPSPPAPMALAQVKEEGRAVSNCSASTHSPLAVVKQEEPSSGQVQTSPLPQFFISHQQVPQVLRQPQPKTSLSGQPGAQIPLPVSLPTSTATIQLPNNSIKLQVREPVLQTTVSTTAPGLIQEIEASASHQQQHTTQTQPMPQTTVPLCTTTTSGSGFQFRAGPGQTEIPQCFLNTFPGSRSPARATSNQAVPNGSTNKSPSACQPNFSNHVPKSKDPPRYEEAVKQTRRMQTAAQVPTATSQHMDDLFDVLIESGEISPFIRQDPSFPDKLLPVTASVTTLPFNTVLSRPPPQILVARPPAPTLNPPAPPSLTALAIDNQLEAFLEGTLKGETEPRTLRLMEELHSQLLEHSPHSPMDTDTTGFNNVSAPPSSYHLDHTNLDNMEWLDLTMPGPTGGLNPLGLTPSGVFSSDFLDSHDLQLHWD, encoded by the exons CGTGGAGACCCCCGCCGTCTGCAGGG TCCTCCAGCGCTGCCTGCAGCAGAGACGCACCCGTGAGCAGCTAGTGGAGCAAGGCATCATGCCAC CACTGAAATGCCCTGCTGCCTTCCACGAACAGATCCGCAGCCTGCAGAGGTCCAGG ACTGAGAACTTCTTGAAGCACAAAATTCGCAGTAGACCTGAACGTTCAGAGCTGGTCCGCATGCACATCCTGCAAG AGACCCATGTGGAGCCCTCTCTGCAGGCCACTCAGATGATGCTGAAGAGAGCCAGGCTGGCTGATGACCTCAATGAGAAGCTGGCCCAGCGACCCGGCCCCATGGAGCTGGTGGTCAAGAACATTCTGCCTGTGGAACCTAGCCTCGCCAAGGACGGCGTCACCG ATCCCCCAGACGGTGAGGTGGAGAATGACTTCCCCAAGACGAAAACACTGGATGTGTACAACTTTGACGAGGACAGCGGCGATGCCCTGTCCCCAGAGCAGCCGGCCAGCCAGGAGTCCCAGAGCTCCTCTGCTCCCTCACCCTCCCCCAGGACCCCCAGGGTCACAGAAGCCCCTActgccctctccacctccccaccGACCAGCTCCATCACCATGCAG CACTGCCCACCTACCTCCCAGTCCAAAACAGATTTCTTCAACTTCTCTCATGTCTCCACCAATGAGCATCAGAACAATCGCCTGGTGACCACGCCTCAGCCAATCGCCATTGTTGTCCCTCCAAAGCCAGGGCCCATGTTAGTAAAG CAAAGCCAACCAAAGACACCCAATGACAAGAGCCGCAGTAAAAAGAATAAGGATCCCAAGCCGCGGGTGAAGAAGCTAAAGTACCACCAGTACATCCCCCCGGACCAGAAACAGGAGGCCAACGAGGCCCCCATGGACTCAGCCTACGCCAGGCTCCTGCATCAGCAGCAGCAGTTCCTCCAGCTGCAGATACtgagccagcagcagcagcactataACTACCAGACCATCCTGCCTGCCCCAATCAA GTCGATGGAGGGTCAGAACAGCTGCTCCAACATGTCTCTGAGTGGCAGCAGTCTGTCCAGTCCCATCATGGTCTCTCTACCCAGCGCTGCCCCAGCACGGTCTAACCAGACTCTGACAAACCGCAAGCCTGGTGTCCTACCTGCCAACCTGGACGAAATGAAG GTAGCTGAGCTGAAGATGGAGCTGAAACTGCGAGGTCTTCCGGTGTCTGGCACCAAGACTGACCTGATAGAGAGACTAAAGCCTTATCAGGAGATCCCCAGCAGCCAGGCTGCCACTGCCATGGAGCTGACAGGccacacaggggccccacagccTGAGAGCATGAGCTCCACACCTCCTGTGTCCCCCGTGCCCTCTGAGGTCTCCAGCCTGGGCATGGAGGAGGCTGGGATGCCAGGAGCTCTTTCCCCAGCTCAGCCCACTCGTTCTGGGTCGTCTCCCCACCAAGGCAGCCTGGAGGACAACCCAATGGAGACCAGAAACTCAGAGAAGGACCAGCGACTGCACGAGAAGGAGCGTCAGATCGAGGAGCTGATGAGGAAGCTGGAGCAGGAGCAGAGGCTGGTGGAGGAGCTGAAGATGCAgctagagggggagaagaggggtcaGCCCAGCCCTCCAGCCCCCATGGCCCTGGCCCAGGTCAAAGAAGAGGGCAGGGCTGTCTCAAACTGCTCTGCCTCTACACATAGCCCACTAGCAGTGGTGAAACAGGAGGAGCCCAGCTCAGGCCAGGTACAGACGTCCCCCCTGCCTCAGTTCTTCATCAGCCACCAGCAGGTGCCTCAGGTCCTCAGACAGCCCCAGCCTAAGACCTCGCTGTCTGGCCAGCCTGGAGCACAGATCCcgctgcctgtctccctgcccacCAGCACAGCCACCATCCAGCTACCGAACAACAGCATTAAGCTGCAGGTCAGAGAGCCGGTCCTGCAGACCACAGTTAGCACTACAGCTCCAGGCCTCATCCAGGAAATAGAGGCCTCAGCAtcccaccaacaacaacacaccACCCAGACCCAACCCATGCCACAG ACGACAGTCCCACTgtgcaccaccaccacctcagggTCTGGGTTCCAGTTCAGAGCAGGCCCGGGTCAGACAGAGATCCCCCAGTGTTTCCTAAACACTTTCCCGGGGAGCAGGTCCCCTGCCAGGGCCACGTCCAACCAAGCAGTCCCCAATGGTTCAACAAACAAG tcccCCTCTGCCTGCCAGCCCAACTTCTCAAACCATGTCCCCAAGAGTAAGGACCCGCCACGCTACGAAGAGGCTGTTAAACAGACGCGCAGAATGCAGACTGCTGCACAA gtgcccactgcaacCAGTCAGCACATGGACGACCTGTTTGACGTGTTGATCGAGAGTGGAG AGATTTCCCCATTCATCAGACAGGACCCTTCCTTTCCAGACAAGCTGCTTCCTGTGACTGCCAGCGTAACCACCCTGCCCTTCAACACGGTGCTATCCCGCCCCCCGCCCCAGATCCTGGTGGCCCGCCCGCCTGCTCCCACCCTTAACCCCCCGGCCCCACCCAGCCTGACAGCCCTGGCCATAGACAACCAGCTGGAGGCCTTCCTGGAAGGCACGCTGAAGGGGGAGACTGAGCCCCGGACACTGAGGTTGATGGAAGAGCTGCACAGTCAGCTGCTGGAGCACTCCCCCCACTCCCCCATGGACACGGACACCACCGGGTTCAACAATGTCAGTGCACCCCCCTCCAGCTACCACCTGGACCACACCAACCTggacaacatggagtggctgGACCTGACCATGCCCGGGCCGACGGGGGGGCTCAACCCACTGGGCCTTACCCCGTCTGGGGTCTTCTCCTCTGACTTCCTGGATTCCCATGACCTGCAGCTACACTGGGACTAA
- the LOC109898488 gene encoding DNA-directed RNA polymerase III subunit RPC10: MLLFCPTCGNVLIVEEGQKCYRFACNTCPYVHNITRKVNNRKYPKLKEVDDVLGGAAAWENVDSTPEKCPKCEHPRAFFMQIQTRSADEPMTTFYKCCNYECGHRWRD, encoded by the exons ATGCTTCTATTTTGTCCAACATGTGGGAATGTGTTGATTGTAGAGGAAGGACAGAAGTGCTATCGATTCGCCTGCAACACATGTCCGTACGTGCATAACATTACTAGGAAG GTAAACAACAGGAAGTATCCCAAACTGAAAGAGGTTGATGATGTGCTTGGTGGAGCTGCAGCCTGGGAAAATGTGGATTCCACGCCAG AAAAATGTCCCAAGTGTGAGCACCCCCGAGCATTCTTCATGCAGATTCAGACCAGATCTGCAGATGAACCGATGACAACATTCTACAAATGCTGCAATTATGAGTGTGGACATCGCTGGAGAGACTAA
- the LOC109898485 gene encoding U11/U12 small nuclear ribonucleoprotein 25 kDa protein isoform X2 has protein sequence MMGEETQSLHLDEGLSVKEEELGQAEGKMNQVEDEQPEEVEEEDEEDEEALPHSEFLDIFEEGLARLVQDPLLCDLPIQVTLEEVNSQVALEYGQAMTVRVCKMDLEVMPIVVVQNAMVLDLKKAIQRFMELKQQREGGVKHVSWRYVWRTFHLIFQGEKLDDDKMKLKDYGIRNRDEVTFMKRLRKK, from the exons ATGATGGGGGAGGAGACCCAGTCCCTTCACCTGGATGAGGGACTGTCTGTAAAGGAAGAGGAGTTAGGACAAgcagagggaaagatgaaccaaGTGGAGGATGAACAACCAGAGGAGGttgaagaggaagatgaggaggacgaAGAAGCATTACCACACTCGGAATTCCTGGACATCTTTGAAGAAGGACTGGCTCGCCTTGTACAGGACCCTCTACTCTGTGACCTTCCCATTCAG GTGACTCTGGAGGAGGTGAATTCCCAGGTTGCTCTGGAGTATGGCCAAGCCATGACTGTCCGTGTATGCAAAATGGATCTCGAAGTAATGC CCATAGTGGTGGTGCAGAATGCTATGGTGCTGGATTTGAAGAAAGCCATTCAGAGGTTCATGGAGCTGAAACAGCAACGGGAGGGTGGGGTGAAGCACGTCagctg GAGATACGTATGGAGAACCTTTCATCTCATATTTCAAGGGGAGAAGCTTGATGATGACAAAATGAAACTAAAGGA ttaTGGGATCAGAAACAGAGATGAGGTGACATTCATGAAGAGACTGAGGAAGAAGTAA